Proteins from a genomic interval of Gossypium hirsutum isolate 1008001.06 chromosome A09, Gossypium_hirsutum_v2.1, whole genome shotgun sequence:
- the LOC107888631 gene encoding galactose mutarotase has protein sequence MNKLSFLLFLLLVVSFAFVNGEKSKDDKSKDDKSKDDKSKDDKSKHEVGIYELKNGNMSVKFTNWGASVISIFLPDKDGKPGDIVLGYDDVKEYMSDANYFGSVLGRVANRIAGAKLPLNGAQFTLPANDGKNTLNGGPKGFSDIIWEMKKIEKDAEDPTIVFAYHSKDGDEGFPGEIKVTVRYLLRSDNRLRVQLKAKSLDKPTPVNLATHIYWNLGNHDSGDILSHKLRIYAPQYTPVNEELIPTGALQPVQGTPYDFLELRTIGSGIKELQKGYDINYVIDGPNDHIKMKKTAVVKDEKSGRVMKLYTNQPGVQFNSGSRINNVKGKGGVIYKPHAGLCLQTQGFPDAVNHPNFPSQIITPEKPYKHKIHYKFTIALSDKKSDKA, from the exons ATGAATAAGCTTTCTTTCTTGTTATTTTTGCTTCTTGTGGTTTCTTTTGCTTTCGTCAATGGCGAAAAATCAAAAGATGACAAATCAAAAGATGACAAATCAAAAGACGACAAATCAAAAGATGACAAGTCAAAACATGAAGTCGGAATATATGAGCTGAAGAATGGGAACATGTCTGTTAAGTTCACCAACTGGGGTGCATCCGTTATCTCGATTTTTCTTCCAGACAAAGATG GGAAACCAGGTGATATTGTTCTTGGATATGATGATGTGAAAGAGTATATG AGCGATGCTAATTACTTTGGTTCAGTTCTGGGGCGGGTAGCAAATCGAATCGCAGGCGCAAAATTACCATTAAATGGAGCTCAATTTACACTACCGGCTAATGATGGGAAAAACACACTTAACG GTGGCCCTAAAGGATTCTCTGATATTATCTGGGAAATGAAGAAGATTGAGAAAGATGCTGAAGATCCCACCATAGTCTTTGCTTATCATAGCAAGGATGGTGACGAAG GATTTCCCGGCGAAATCAAAGTCACCGTCCGGTACCTCCTTCGTTCCGATAACCGGTTGAGGGTGCAGTTGAAAGCTAAGTCTTTAGACAAGCCTACCCCTGTGAATCTAGCAACGCATATCTATTGGAACCTTGGTAATCATGACAGTGGCGATATCTTGTCCCATAAACTTCGGATTTACGCCCCCCAATACACGCCCGTTAATGAAGAACTCATCCCCACAGGCGCCCTTCAACCTGTACAAGGCACTCCATACGATTTCCTCGAGTTGAGAACCATCGGGAGCGGAATCAAGGAACTCCAGAAAGGTTACGACATAAACTACGTCATAGACGGTCCTAACGACCACATCAAGATGAAGAAAACAGCAGTAGTGAAGGATGAGAAGTCGGGGAGAGTTATGAAACTGTATACCAATCAACCGGGCGTGCAGTTCAACTCCGGAAGCCGGATCAATAACGTGAAGGGAAAAGGTGGGGTTATATATAAACCTCATGCGGGACTGTGTTTGCAGACTCAAGGGTTTCCAGATGCAGTGAATCACCCCAATTTCCCTTCCCAAATTATTACCCCTGAGAAGCCTTACAAGCATAAAATCCATTACAAGTTCACCATTGCATTATCTGACAAGAAATCAGATAAGGCATAA